The genomic stretch AGCAAAAAGAGTATTCCTATATTCCACAGTGCCTGATATTCTATCAGCAGAGACTCATCCTTTTTGTTTAAGGTTATTCTCTGTTGAAATATGTAGACTTTTGGGAGAAGTAGCAGATTGTGCTTTAACAATCATTTATACTGTAGTGTGATTGAATTCATCAGTAGAAACTcaataattatacattttctttcctccctgaaATGAAGAGATgtagaggaaagagggaagcagaaagTGTTTGTGGTGAAGAACTGCATACAACCTAATCATCCTCCTATAGCCCAACCTATTTTTCACGCTGTCAATTTCCAGCTAGACAATCCATCAAAGCGTCCAGAAATGAGTCAAAGCGTCCAGAAATAAATCTCGTAAGGAAGAGATTTAGACTGTCAGCACAACCCTCGAGGCACCCCAGACTTCAAGAGAAATTCCCAAAGTTCAAACCTAGAAACAGGGTCAATACCTAGGAAGAACAAAGGAACCAAATACCTGATTATAATTTAACCACTTAGGTCACATGTCAGACAAGGGAACAAGTCAGGTTCATGGGCAAAAACCTCTGGATAttacaaatggaaacaaataatTAGCTACATGGAACACAGAGAGCATGGCTTGGAAGATTTCTGAAAAATGTACACATGTGTTGCGGCAAAGCTGAGTTAGGAAATTTCTTAaccaaattaaaactaaaaccactgagaaaaagaatatttatgataCGCAATGGTTCTTTCATTAGAAGAGAAACACTTACAGCCTCTAATTGGggtaaaggaagaggagaaacaacAGTAAGAACTAAGCAAAGGCCTTAGTCTATGTCCATTATTTGTCCTCCATGAAAAAAGTTAGCCAAAGACATGAGTTTTCTCCCTGAGAACGCACTTGGGCATGGGTGCAGGTATAGCGGCAAATGCACATAAGtatacacacacgtgcgcacgcacacacacacaaagggagtGCGGCAGGCTACCTCTTCCATAAGAACTTTGGTTGCAGAAAGATGAGGACCCAGGTATGTGCCAGGCTGACAAATATCATGAAGGAGAATCCAGAGCACCctctctctctgaccctcaggGAATCTTCTCTGAATTAAAAGCTGCAAAGGTCACTGACCTCATCACCTCAGGTTCCACAAGCAACTGAGGAGGGTTTAGCCAAGACTGTCAGCCAAGTCAACTGGAAGTCATTAAGGGTTTCAGGGACAAAATGgactaaataaatctttaaaaaatcatgtactaccaaatgtgaaaGGTACACCACAAATAAGATGAGTTGAGCTGCAAACTTAGATTTGAGAATTGGTCTAAATCCAATGTCATGCTCACACTTTAAAGACAGAATCTCTGAGTTCAGAATTGTCAATAGCTATTAACTATTGTCAATAGTTATGGTTGTTTGCTCTGGTCCCTAAAAGGaggaaaattataattatacCACAATGGCTTACTCAATCCTACACCTAAAATACAAGGGCCCAATTAATCAGTCACCTCACACTTATTTTAAAGTTCCAGTCAATACAAATATAGGGTAACTCTACCCACTACTCTGTTTTCTgtggtatttaaaaagaaacagaattagaACTCTAAAAAGTGTAAAAGGTAATGCTTTAGGAGCTTCTAAGAATACTACCTCTACAAAAATACTACCTCTTTTCTGCCTCAAAACCAGTGAGATTAtgcaatgaaatttaaaaaatcattccttaTTATCACTGAGAAAATCTGCTTAGAGGCCCTTGAGTTCAGGGGGCATGTCACTCAGATAGTATAACCAGTGTGCAAAAATCCTAAGGAACATATTTGCCATGAGAAATCATCAGTATTAATACTTACACAACCTCCAGCAAGGACTTCTGCTAAAAGTGGAATGGAGCCATCTCTCCTTGTAAATTTGTCCCGGACAAAATCATTGACCTAATTAGAAAGACAACATCCGTTAACCAGAATTCCCAATCATTACCTTTAGTGGTACATTACTGGTTTTCCCAAATCAGCAAAATATTTGtctcatataaaatttaaaattagcaaatgactacaaataagtttaaaattttacaagtGCCTTGATAGTGTGCTAGTCTTACCAGcatcagttttcatttttggctTAATGATAATCTAAACAAATGACATAAATTCAATGAGAAAGAAACTTACAGTCAGTTTAATGGCCTTTTCTGGAGCAACCCCTATAAGTTGTGGTATCAGACCTAGGTAAACAGAGAGAATTGTTAGCGGTATAGATGTACTAAACATGAATACACAAGCCCAACAAGGTGGTTTTCCCCATATTATTTACCCATCAAACATTTTAGGGTTTTtattaaaatgggaaaagtgGCTTATCCTAAAAactatgcatatgtatataataattattCATGTCAAAACAGTTATACTTCTTGAGGCTATAAATCCTTTTCTTAAGCATGCCTCCTTTAAAGCCTGGTTATCTACCACCTCCCAAAAAGTATGAGGAAGGAATGGAACCCATGGATCTTGTCTACTCCCAGAACACTGCCAATAGCAATGAAACCAGATTACCCCCCTTTACAACCAACAACGTACTAACATACACAGACGCTTTAGAGAAGCCAATGTTGTATGCTTGGAAAAGCTCTGCAAAGTGTCCTGTTAAGTAGACCCAGATTTTGCCACAAATGATGCTACCTGCGTAATAGCATACAGTGGCTTGGCTATTACAGAAAACCAACTCCCATCATTTTCTCTTTACAGAAACCCAGAATTCagtactcatttatttaaaagaaagccaaaactgcaaagaaaaatgcAGTTTTAAGTAACATTTAATGGGTACCTTCTACAAGCAAAAACAGCCCATTGTTAGCCTATTTGCTAATATATGTCAAACTTAAGACATTTCAAAAGAAttctcctaaaacaaaggaaatcattattcttagaaagttaaattTTCCAGGCTggctgcaaaagaaaaaatatataaacaattcaaCATCTGTAGCTATTCATAGGGCTCAACTTTCTAAAGCACACAGATTATCCAAATcgttaaaatacattttttgcaTACATCTTTTAAAGATGCTAACAATAAACATACTATATCCTTTAAATCACCCAGCCAAGGGGAAGTTATGTATGTGTTTGCATGCTCACTGCTGATCTTAAGCCTACTTTGAGGATACTGCTGAGTGATTTTCTACAAGTTGAGAGCCAGCAAGTAATCGTACATACAGCCTACTGTCAGTCAAACTGAATTATCAGTGACAAACACAAATCTGCACACACCTTTAATGGGTAACAAActgatttaaaagaataaatcagCAGATGGCAGTCTTAACTTTCTAACTCTCATGATTATCAGGCCCTATTACTTTTAATCTGACTCCCATACAACCGTGTCagcatgtgtgtttgttttactaCTTGCCTCAATAAGGCTCACGGAATTTTAATAAAGTACTGATTTATGTCATTTTATCATTGTTGCCTACAAAGAAATTTAGGCTAATCTGTCAACAATTCTGTCAATCATCTGACAAAATAATGGACCACTTCTAAGCAATATATGACAATCTCAACAATCACAGTGTTCAGATACTGGACTCCTACAATCTCTCACTTAAAGGACTGATTTTATCAGCTCACATTCTGAATCAAGCTAATGATCCCTCCAtaccctccacccccaacttCCTATATTGGACCCATTTAATTAACATGACATCTCTCCCAAATGAAATCTTCTGTAAGCATCCATCCATTGAGAAGGCTAAACTGTGCGGTGTATATCTAAGTTCCTTCTCTTTTAAAGTATAccaaggaggaagaaagattgGAGATGTCAAAGAAGAAAACCACCATAGCGCCACTTAACCCTCAGATTCCCTATTAAATAAAATCTAGATATGCAGTgtttaatatacatattaaaacaaGCACTCACATGCACAGATCTGCATTCTAACAATGCACACCTCTTCCCATGGAGTAAATGTCGTACAGCTAGAATTCAGATGGGCTAGAGTTCTGCATATCTGAATAAAATTCATCACATTCTTTCTCAGGAGCAGGGTATTGAGCCTAGTTTGATTCCAGAACAACTCTCTTCTCTTGTTCTATACACAATGCCAAAAATGAATATCCTCATGACCCTCTCCTTCAAGTATAAGTATATTAGAACTACATTTTCACTTGAGTATCTGCACATAATGCCAATCAGATGTGTTTTTCCTCCTGGCCATGAGCATAAAGCTTTGCTCAGGCCCAGTTTTTCTTTCCGAGGAAGAGGTTCTAAGCCAAACAGTTCAGCAGAGCTCAGAATGAGCTCAGGATTAATGGGACTGTGTGTGCAAAAAAACAAGTACAGTAAATTACATAAATGCCCTGGAATTGAGCATGTAGAAAGTTTTTCAAAGAATTCCAAGTGGCGCCCAAAgggattaaaaaattaatctccCTCCCAAAGGAAACCCTAAATTCTAACGTGAAAACATGTACATGAAAGTCTCCCTCTCCTAAGAGAACAAGTTCCTACAAAGccgatgggggtggggagaattcTGCGTGGGGCTTGCTGCCTCTGATGCCGATAGCAGTGTGCTCAGCTTAGAGTTGGTGGTAACATTCCCTGCAAAAGAaaatctctctgcttccactcagTGCCTCTGAACTACAGGGAGAAAAGGAGCAAGAAGGAGACTTGGAgcaaaaaggttttcttttctttcttgctttttttttttttttttttttttttaaccttcagatGACTCACTGGAAAAGACTTACGAATGGTCTCCTTGGAAGAGACAAAAACGTGCAATATTTCTTTCAGTTGAAACAAACAGATAGAGTGTAAACTCACCTTCAAGTGGCAGCCTGGTTTCTATTTCACAGAGGAGAGATATATATCTCCTCTCTAATTCTTTGAGAAAAGAAGCTATTTCTTAGCTGTCATCCTCGTATTCCACCTGCAGACATGTGCCTTAGTTTGTAAGAGCATGGTGACCACCACAGACCCATGCCGGGGAAAATGCAGGCTTTAGAttgcaggaagaagaaataaagaccttGGCTGCAGACTAATATTGCTAGTTACCAGCAAGAATGTAAAAAGGGAAATGagcaaggaggaaataaaaagagagaaacagccCTAGTCTGACTGAGAACGCTGCGCACTGATTTTCACAATCAGTAAGTCTGAAACCTGCTGCTGGTGAGATAAACTCACTAACTTCAGCAGCCGAGATCTGCTTGCTCACCCCGGTAGAGTCCAAAGAAGCCCTCATAACGCAAGACTTTCTTAAAACAGTCAAAGCTGTTTTTGTACATCAGCTCCCCGACAACAGAGCCGGTGCCACGCTGATTCTGCATGCGGGTCTTCACCAGGTCTATAGGGTACACCGCGGTGGCTCCCACAGCTACAAACGAAACAATTGTTAGGCTTAAAAGAGAGCACAATTAAACGGAGAATCTCTAaggaaaacaaatctcaaatcaAAGGACTAGAAAACAGAACACAGTATATATCCTCGCAAAAGAGATTTTATGTAATTTTCCCGTCTTCCATACACAGCTGAAGGATCACAGGCTAGCAACCACTGGGATCCATAAATACAGCTGCTTCAGAGAACAACTGTAATGGATTTTCAAGTCATCACCAACATTAGATAATCAACACTCAATTTCCTTTAACAACATTAAACtcttatatataacatatttctttatattttccattaaatGCCTACATATTATACCAGTTACCTCTTAAAATAACTATATATCTACACATAGGTGgctgcaattttaaaatttagtttactACAGAATTTTGGTAAATTAACCTTAGTTACAACTATAATATTGGAACCAAATCTCAACATGACCCTCCCCCTACTTACAGCATTcggtttataaaaaaaaaaaaagcccaggctTTAGAATTTCTCAGGGACTGAAAAATTTATAACATGAATTAGagtattatatttttcaactgTTGAAAACCAAAACATGCTTTGCAACTTCTAAAACtgagattgaaaagaaaaaataatagtttcatCAGTTTAGACTTCTTTTCAAAAATCATAAGTATTTTAATCACACTACTAGGTTCTTCTCAATAAAGCAACTTcagattttatacattttctatgGAGAGATTTAAGCAAAAAAAGCCTCTCAAATTTTGCCCAGGAGCAGGGAAGAGAGGTTCATTTTAACAAATAACCTTCAAGTCTAGATATTCTTCAGCCAGTAAAAGATGAGGAAGGGGgggaaaacaaggagaaaagcaaaagcGAATCACTTTGAGAGGTTGTTTTATTTCATAAGGTTCTGGATTTGTACCCCAAATCTTGATCTCTTACCTGCCCTCACTCCTAACACCAGAAACAGTCTTATTCTCCATTTCTTCGTACTGGCTTTAACCAGTATAATTAAGGGGAGTGCAGCACGCATCCAAGACTTTCACATGATTACAGAGGTTTTGTCTTGAAGACAGACTGGAGCCAGAGGGGCCATGGCCGTGCTATGACAAGTCCTCCGATCataggtaaaaataaagaatacttcAGAAAGCCCTGCAGTCGTGACCCTTGGGAACAATGAACTGAACCTTTGCTGATCTGTCCCGGTCTAGTGAGATAATATTACATGAACGCAAGCTTGAAACAGCACATAGACATGTCACTCACCTCCAGCAACTGAGCCCAGAGTGAATCTGTAAGCAGACTCGGCAATCTGGAGCCAGACAGGCCTGCCTAAACCGTGAGATTGCTGTGGGGAAcaagaaaacatgtaaaaaattttggaaaagcaTACGGCGAATGAAAAAAGCTATAATTTGGCTGTGTTAAGATTTTGAAATAGATACTTCTATTATTAGCATTTAAAAACCATATCTGGCCAAACAGACACAGTAGCTTTCCCCCCCCATTTGCACGAGCCTATTAATGCCTCATTTATCTGCTACTACTGTGGAATACACTATCATTCTACAGAAGTGAATCTTTCAGtaagtaaatatttcaggtttaaaatcatttcccccttctttaaccaacttaaaattttaaaatctttctaaaacGTATAAAAACTATCGCGATTCCTAAATCAGATCATACTGATCACAATTTTCCACCTCTAATGACTGAAGGTCAAACATATTCATACGTCCATCAATTTCTGCATCGAGATCTAACGCAGCTGTTTGTGCTATCTTCCCATGCTTGACAACTATTACTTCTTTTACCAACAGGCTCCTAGTTTGATTTTGCCGCTTCTCATCTATCAGGGCTAGAGAAATCACATAACTAGAATTGTTAGGATTATATGTAAAGCAAGGTCAAGGACTTCTCTTTTGGGCTAAAGTGAAAAACTTTAATAGCTGCTATTTCAAGGGTTCAGAGCCTTTGCCCCTTTATTTGTGGCTTTGAAGCTCAACCACTGAGGTTATCAATAGATAAGTATAGTATTTCTCACCTATGCTACCAAGCATTTGCTCTCCTAGACCTATGTATTCCTCAACTCTGCCTACGCAAAGAAAACACCTGAGGGACCTTAAAATATATATCCCTGAGGCCTGgggtttataaatttttaaaaggcttcaAATCATTCTGCTGtgtagttgagaaccactgtcctagcCACATTTGTAGTTCTAACATAAAATCTATGTTGAAAATAGAGCAAATGGGAAAAACCTATTGTGGTTCAGAATGTTATTTCATTGGTATCCCACAGCATAAAGGACTTGAAATAATTTGTCTATATTAGTGTGTCAGTcttgttctttaatattttcattatgaaaataacAGTTATGTGTATAAACAGTCTGAAATGAAGGAAATACTGCTTTATCgtaagaaaacttgaaaaatagcGACTTGAATGAGCTTTCAAAACACagcataataaaaatgtttagataCTCACTAGaataatttagaataatttaatgGAGAGGGACTCCATGcctaaaatctaaagaaaaaagtaagctaGTCTACTCTCATTTGCTTTCATTTGTACAATCTCTTCAAAGTTCAATTAAGGAAGCTAAATATGGCAAAACCAGATATTTATAAACAATTTGGGAAGCAGCCTATAGAAAGGTTTTAtctgtcttcttgttttgtaAATTTTGCACCACAGTAAGCATCATTTCTGTTTGAACAAAAGCATCtgatatctaaatatttaatgtttgatTGTGATCTCTGTAGGCAGAGATCTTTAAAAGCTCATTATGCttgtcatagtgttgtggttcAATATATTCTACAGTGAAGGAAAATAAGTAATGTTTGATGAAAAGTCAATAAGAAACCCTTGGAAAATCTGGCAATTAGTCAAACACCATTACTTCAAACAAAATcactacatattttataaatgtcaactGTCCCAATATACCAACTTTATTATAATGAAATTAGGTGAAAGCATACATCTATTACATCCAAAACTGAATTTAATACATGGAAGAAACCATCATAAAAAAGGCGAAAAACTGCACAAAGACATAATCATGATTTTGTAGGGAATACATTTTTTCCTAGCAAGTTAGCCCAAGCAACTGCATGGCCATCCATTACATTTGATTTACATGCTGTAACAAAAGTGAGCAATTAacaatttaattttgatattttatttgaaatttaataagGGAAAGAGtagaatattttaacaaaacCTTGAGTATAGGCCTAATTTTGACTCATTCACAGAACAGCAAAAAATATGCCatccaaaaagatattttttgttccatttattaCTATGATAATAATACTAACTTTAGAGTGTTTAGAGATTTGTTGTCCCCCAAAAGGTGAAAGTACTTTACCAAGTACTCAGGACTGTTGCCCTGATGCAGCCCTCAGGGGTCCAGTGTTTTCCAATCTTCTGTAAATAAATTCCCTTGTGAGACCATAGAAGGATGCTTACTGTCAGCAATTTCTACCCACAGTGAGACCACACTGTACTATTTTGCCAGTCAGTCCACTATACATACAAAGGTAAGATGGCCACACTATGGACAGGACAGGTGACTTGCCAAAGGCCTCACTGTGAAATAGGGAATAAGCAGAGCAATGGCCCTTGTCACTCCACTGCCTTCTCCATTATAACTGAACACTCCTGCCAGGCAAAGATTGTAAGCACTTAACTCcaatatatgatttcatttataaattatatgcatGTTTTACTGTActaattatatacataaaaatctaattatattattaaattacatataatatacatctaaacatacaaaaatagaaattataaaagaatgagatgaaataaaatgatttttaaaattttattttgcatttattaatgCAAAACCCTTCTCggtatcactttaaaatattatattaactgAATATGCTTCAGTTAGTTTTTCAAATATTGACTGAACACAATGAGGGTAATGAGTTAATTCTGATACTCTGTTTCAAAGAATCCAGTTGAAAACAAACGCAATCTGTATCTTTGAGGTAAAGATGATGTTCAAcatcacatattttaaagaaattcaagtTATGGCATTTTGGCttagattttaaaatcttttataaccAATGTGGCTGTTATACTACCTATATAGCATATAtgtttttaacttctaaaaatgcacacataaaactttttttccGAAATCGAAGTTTTTCAGTCACAAAACTGGGTGAAAATAAATCCATTCTCATAGattatgaattattttcaatCATGACTCCTTTCAAACgaatatgttaaatttaaaacTCACTAAAAAGAGCTATGGTCCCAAATATGAATCAAGTattggggaggggcaagataagggtatGGGCCATATggtatcactgatatgtggaatctaaaatacaacacagggccttccctggtggtccagtggttaagactccatgcttccactgcagggggcacaggtttgatccctggtcaggaaaatAAGATTCTGCACACTGTGCagcacagcaaaaacaaacaaacaaacaaaaaaccctgacacaaatgaacattatctacaaaacaaaaacagactcacagatatacagaacagatttgtggttgccggGGGCcagggggtagggaggggggacaactgggagtttaggattagtggatgtaaactattatatatcaGATGGATAGTGTGTGGGATAGTGTGGTCTTTGTGAGCTTCCACCATGGCGTACCAGGGCCAGGACCAGAAGATGCAAAAGGTGATGGTGCAGCCCATCAATCTCATCTTCAGATACTTACAAAATATATCTCGGATTCAGGTGTGGCTTTATGAGCAAGTGAATATGTGGATACAGGGCTGTATCACTGGTTTTGATGAGTATATGAACCTCGTATTAGATGATGCAGAAGAGATTCATTCTAAaccaaagtcaagaaaacaacTGGGTCGGATCATGCTAAAAGGAGATAACATTATTCTGCTCCAAAGTGTCTCCAACTAGAAATGATCAATGAAGTGAGAAACTGTTGAGAAGGCAATGCAGTTTGTTTAGGTGTCCTTTGTTAGAAGTGTAATTCTAAAGCATTTATTCATATTGTTTTGCTCACCTTTATGTTATTACCAGATGACAATAAATGCTGtgggattgtttttattttttaaaaaatggataaacaacaaggtcctactatatagcacaaggaactatattcaatatcctgtgataaaccataatggaaaagaatatgaaaaagaatatacatatgtataacagtCAGTTTgcggtacagcagaaattaaacgcaacgttgtaaatcaactacacatcaatgaaatttttttaaaaactaaaaacaaaaggagGGTAGTGATTAAGAGAcacaagctactatgtataaaataaataagcaacaaggatatattgtacagcacagggaaatatagtcattattattattattttgtgtgtgtgtgtgtgtgtgtgtgtgtgtgtgtggtacgcgggcctctcactgttgtggcctctcccgtcgcgaagcacaggctccggacacacagtctcagtggccatgactcacgggcccagctgctccgcagcatgcaggatccccccacaccggggcacgaacccgcgtcccctgcatcggcaggtggactctcaaccactgcgccaccagggaagccctagtcattattttataataacattaaatggagtataatctataaaaatactgaatcactatgttatatacctgaaattaatgtcatattgtaaatcacctatatctcaattaaagaaagaatcaaGTAACCACTAATTCCCTTATTCATACAAAAGCTTTCTCCTGTGTTCaagcaca from Physeter macrocephalus isolate SW-GA chromosome 2, ASM283717v5, whole genome shotgun sequence encodes the following:
- the LOC102989765 gene encoding small nuclear ribonucleoprotein E-like — translated: MAYQGQDQKMQKVMVQPINLIFRYLQNISRIQVWLYEQVNMWIQGCITGFDEYMNLVLDDAEEIHSKPKSRKQLGRIMLKGDNIILLQSVSN